The following proteins come from a genomic window of Falco rusticolus isolate bFalRus1 chromosome 9, bFalRus1.pri, whole genome shotgun sequence:
- the STKLD1 gene encoding serine/threonine kinase-like domain-containing protein STKLD1 isoform X5: MERYQVLEQLQPGALGTAVVAELKTEKSAEKKYIIKQVECIEEKRANEALKEAMDLLKLHHPNICTYKELFVTWDNEISSLFLCLVMQYSGQGDLSSVIKEKRQKSEKITDVVILKFLGQMVDALFYIHKQNIFHRNLKPSNILVIGEASFMLSDFSTETLMTDELKWKIRVEENSKSWMAPETFHFSFTEKSDIWSLGCILLDMSTCFVLNAEEITSLLQDIRRDTGRLEGVLTLMQNGDNSSSPLFPILCMMLQIQPSLRPTAKDLTDVPFIRECLTAAGASSVKLEKSLPPKVIDVLLEGGIESVLEFMQAFWDIEEVQAEAIQHLASFARDKSALPYLPAFTELITFAMKTHVDSLKLQVDGCSLLLEVLSHALEQDVVMALDENVTSCLLDTVRKHSENEELLSLVCTLLMMISASEVAAENLKKVGVIPDLLSILRNYLHNEKICFSCCGVLWSLAVSENNVDKALLKSAVPVTSAVLQEHLQNGTVTESACSALWALSLQGCLTENEYEPITALLLDALRKNPERPVLVKNACQALASLLRLSEISALRFITDSKGSGINLIEDAYHLHFDNPEVVETICMLINEMAQYDDVVLDMLSQKMEDLLSEIKIRFPSSMEIMTLVDATLLKLQK, from the exons ATGGAGAGATACCAG gtgctggagcagctccagcctggggcGCTAGGCACTGCGGTGGtagcagaactgaaaacagagaagagtGCAGAGAAGAAGTACATAATAAAGCAG GTTGAATGCATTGAAGAAAAGCGAGCAAATGAGGCCTTGAAGGAG GCCATGGATTTGCTAAAACTTCATCATCCAAACATCTGTACTTACAAGGAATTGTTTGTGACTTGGGATAATGAG ATATCATCTCTGTTCCTTTGTCTGGTAATGCAGTACTCGGGCCAAGGAGATCTTTCATCTGTAAtcaaggaaaaaaggcagaagtcagaaaaaataacagatgtG GTGATTCTGAAGTTTCTGGGACAGATGGTAGATGCTTTGTTTTATatacacaaacaaaatattttccacag AAATCTCAAGCCATCAAACATACTTGTGATTGGTGAAGCATCTTTCATGCTGAGCGACTTCAGTACAGAAACACTTATGACGGATgagctgaaatggaaaataagagtGGAAGAAA ATAGCAAGTCTTGGATGGCTCcggaaacatttcatttttcttttactgagaAGTCTGACATCTGGTCTCTAGGTTGTATTCTACTTGACATGTCGACCTGCTTTGTTCTGAAT GCAGAAGAGATAACTTCATTGCTGCAGGATATTAGACGGGATACTGGCCGTCTTGAGGGAGTTCTAACACTAATGCAAAATGGAGATAACAGTTCTTCGCCTTTATTTCCAATTTTATGTATGATGCTACAGATTCAGCCCAGCTTGAGACCCACAGCAAA GGATCTGACTGATGTTCCATTTATTAGGGAATGTCTAACCGCTGCTGGTGCGTCTTcagtaaaactggaaaagtcTTTGCCTCCCAAAGTAATAGATGTGCTCCTTGAGGGAGGAATTGAAAGTGTTCTAG AATTCATGCAGGCTTTCTGGGATATAGAAGAAGTACAGGCTGAAGCTATTCAGCACCTTGCCAGCTTTGCAAGAGATAAAAGTG CCTTGCCCTATTTGCCAGCGTTCACAGAGCTGATTACTTTTGCCATGAAGACTCATGTAGATTCTCTCAAGTTACAAGTAGACGGTTGCAGTTTATTGCTTGAAGTTCTTAGTCACG CTCTAGAACAGGATGTGGTGATGGCCCTGGATGAGAATGTGACCAGCTGTCTGTTAGACACAGTGAGAAAACACTCTGAAAATGAAGAGTTACTTTCGTTGGTCTGCACATTATTGATGATGATTTCAGCCAGTG AAGTTGCTGCAGAGAATCTAAAGAAAGTTGGAGTAATTCCAGACCTCCTGtcaattttaagaaattatcttCATAATGAAAAGATCTGCTTCTCTTGCTGTGGAGTTCTCTGGAGCTTGGCTGTGAGCG AGAATAATGTAGACAAAGCATTGCTGAAAAGTGCTGTTCCTGTGACCTCTGCGGTCCTTCAAGAGCACCTCCAGAACGGCACAGTTACGGAGTCTGCTTGCTCAGCTCTATGGGCATTGTCACTCCAag GTTGCTTAACTGAAAATGAGTATGAGCCCATAACAGCGCTTCTGCTGGATGCACTCAGGAAGAACCCAGAAAGACCAGTGCTGGTGAAGAATGCCTGCCAGGCGTTAGCAAGCCTTCTAAGGCTATCTG AAATATCAGCTTTGAGATTTATAACGGATTCAAAAGGCAGTGGAATAAACCTGATCGAAGATGCCTACCACCTTCACTTTGATAATCCAGAAGTGGTGGAAACCATCTGTATGCTGATTAATGAGATGGCTCAGTATG ATGATGTTGTGCTGGATATGCTGTCCCAGAAAATGGAAGACCTGctgtctgaaataaaaatccGGTTTCCATCTAGCATG GAGATAATGACCCTTGTGGATGCAACGCTTCTGAAACTGCAgaagtaa
- the STKLD1 gene encoding serine/threonine kinase-like domain-containing protein STKLD1 isoform X2, whose product MGAASSSRREMMGVSREGQGLWPFSRGAGGKCCVESIWGGRGPWCCYLELGGCISVAPVLQVLEQLQPGALGTAVVAELKTEKSAEKKYIIKQVECIEEKRANEALKEAMDLLKLHHPNICTYKELFVTWDNEISSLFLCLVMQYSGQGDLSSVIKEKRQKSEKITDVVILKFLGQMVDALFYIHKQNIFHRNLKPSNILVIGEASFMLSDFSTETLMTDELKWKIRVEENSKSWMAPETFHFSFTEKSDIWSLGCILLDMSTCFVLNAEEITSLLQDIRRDTGRLEGVLTLMQNGDNSSSPLFPILCMMLQIQPSLRPTAKECLTAAGASSVKLEKSLPPKVIDVLLEGGIESVLEFMQAFWDIEEVQAEAIQHLASFARDKSALPYLPAFTELITFAMKTHVDSLKLQVDGCSLLLEVLSHALEQDVVMALDENVTSCLLDTVRKHSENEELLSLVCTLLMMISASEVAAENLKKVGVIPDLLSILRNYLHNEKICFSCCGVLWSLAVSENNVDKALLKSAVPVTSAVLQEHLQNGTVTESACSALWALSLQGCLTENEYEPITALLLDALRKNPERPVLVKNACQALASLLRLSEISALRFITDSKGSGINLIEDAYHLHFDNPEVVETICMLINEMAQYDDVVLDMLSQKMEDLLSEIKIRFPSSMEIMTLVDATLLKLQK is encoded by the exons ATGGGTGCTGCTTCCAGTAGTAGGAGGGAAATGATGGGGGTTTCCCGGGAGGGACAAGGCCTGTGGCCCTTCAGCCGGGGAGCTGGAGGTAAGTGCTGTGTGGAGAGCAtctggggaggcagggggccGTGGTGCTGCTATTTGGAGCTGGGTGGGTGTATCAGTGTCgcccctgtgctgcaggtgctggagcagctccagcctggggcGCTAGGCACTGCGGTGGtagcagaactgaaaacagagaagagtGCAGAGAAGAAGTACATAATAAAGCAG GTTGAATGCATTGAAGAAAAGCGAGCAAATGAGGCCTTGAAGGAG GCCATGGATTTGCTAAAACTTCATCATCCAAACATCTGTACTTACAAGGAATTGTTTGTGACTTGGGATAATGAG ATATCATCTCTGTTCCTTTGTCTGGTAATGCAGTACTCGGGCCAAGGAGATCTTTCATCTGTAAtcaaggaaaaaaggcagaagtcagaaaaaataacagatgtG GTGATTCTGAAGTTTCTGGGACAGATGGTAGATGCTTTGTTTTATatacacaaacaaaatattttccacag AAATCTCAAGCCATCAAACATACTTGTGATTGGTGAAGCATCTTTCATGCTGAGCGACTTCAGTACAGAAACACTTATGACGGATgagctgaaatggaaaataagagtGGAAGAAA ATAGCAAGTCTTGGATGGCTCcggaaacatttcatttttcttttactgagaAGTCTGACATCTGGTCTCTAGGTTGTATTCTACTTGACATGTCGACCTGCTTTGTTCTGAAT GCAGAAGAGATAACTTCATTGCTGCAGGATATTAGACGGGATACTGGCCGTCTTGAGGGAGTTCTAACACTAATGCAAAATGGAGATAACAGTTCTTCGCCTTTATTTCCAATTTTATGTATGATGCTACAGATTCAGCCCAGCTTGAGACCCACAGCAAA GGAATGTCTAACCGCTGCTGGTGCGTCTTcagtaaaactggaaaagtcTTTGCCTCCCAAAGTAATAGATGTGCTCCTTGAGGGAGGAATTGAAAGTGTTCTAG AATTCATGCAGGCTTTCTGGGATATAGAAGAAGTACAGGCTGAAGCTATTCAGCACCTTGCCAGCTTTGCAAGAGATAAAAGTG CCTTGCCCTATTTGCCAGCGTTCACAGAGCTGATTACTTTTGCCATGAAGACTCATGTAGATTCTCTCAAGTTACAAGTAGACGGTTGCAGTTTATTGCTTGAAGTTCTTAGTCACG CTCTAGAACAGGATGTGGTGATGGCCCTGGATGAGAATGTGACCAGCTGTCTGTTAGACACAGTGAGAAAACACTCTGAAAATGAAGAGTTACTTTCGTTGGTCTGCACATTATTGATGATGATTTCAGCCAGTG AAGTTGCTGCAGAGAATCTAAAGAAAGTTGGAGTAATTCCAGACCTCCTGtcaattttaagaaattatcttCATAATGAAAAGATCTGCTTCTCTTGCTGTGGAGTTCTCTGGAGCTTGGCTGTGAGCG AGAATAATGTAGACAAAGCATTGCTGAAAAGTGCTGTTCCTGTGACCTCTGCGGTCCTTCAAGAGCACCTCCAGAACGGCACAGTTACGGAGTCTGCTTGCTCAGCTCTATGGGCATTGTCACTCCAag GTTGCTTAACTGAAAATGAGTATGAGCCCATAACAGCGCTTCTGCTGGATGCACTCAGGAAGAACCCAGAAAGACCAGTGCTGGTGAAGAATGCCTGCCAGGCGTTAGCAAGCCTTCTAAGGCTATCTG AAATATCAGCTTTGAGATTTATAACGGATTCAAAAGGCAGTGGAATAAACCTGATCGAAGATGCCTACCACCTTCACTTTGATAATCCAGAAGTGGTGGAAACCATCTGTATGCTGATTAATGAGATGGCTCAGTATG ATGATGTTGTGCTGGATATGCTGTCCCAGAAAATGGAAGACCTGctgtctgaaataaaaatccGGTTTCCATCTAGCATG GAGATAATGACCCTTGTGGATGCAACGCTTCTGAAACTGCAgaagtaa
- the STKLD1 gene encoding serine/threonine kinase-like domain-containing protein STKLD1 isoform X3 has translation MGAASSSRREMMGVSREGQGLWPFSRGAGGKCCVESIWGGRGPWCCYLELGGCISVAPVLQVLEQLQPGALGTAVVAELKTEKSAEKKYIIKQVECIEEKRANEALKEAMDLLKLHHPNICTYKELFVTWDNEISSLFLCLVMQYSGQGDLSSVIKEKRQKSEKITDVVILKFLGQMVDALFYIHKQNIFHRNLKPSNILVIGEASFMLSDFSTETLMTDELKWKIRVEENSKSWMAPETFHFSFTEKSDIWSLGCILLDMSTCFVLNAEEITSLLQDIRRDTGRLEGVLTLMQNGDNSSSPLFPILCMMLQIQPSLRPTAKDLTDVPFIRECLTAAGASSVKLEKSLPPKVIDVLLEGGIESVLALPYLPAFTELITFAMKTHVDSLKLQVDGCSLLLEVLSHALEQDVVMALDENVTSCLLDTVRKHSENEELLSLVCTLLMMISASEVAAENLKKVGVIPDLLSILRNYLHNEKICFSCCGVLWSLAVSENNVDKALLKSAVPVTSAVLQEHLQNGTVTESACSALWALSLQGCLTENEYEPITALLLDALRKNPERPVLVKNACQALASLLRLSEISALRFITDSKGSGINLIEDAYHLHFDNPEVVETICMLINEMAQYDDVVLDMLSQKMEDLLSEIKIRFPSSMEIMTLVDATLLKLQK, from the exons ATGGGTGCTGCTTCCAGTAGTAGGAGGGAAATGATGGGGGTTTCCCGGGAGGGACAAGGCCTGTGGCCCTTCAGCCGGGGAGCTGGAGGTAAGTGCTGTGTGGAGAGCAtctggggaggcagggggccGTGGTGCTGCTATTTGGAGCTGGGTGGGTGTATCAGTGTCgcccctgtgctgcaggtgctggagcagctccagcctggggcGCTAGGCACTGCGGTGGtagcagaactgaaaacagagaagagtGCAGAGAAGAAGTACATAATAAAGCAG GTTGAATGCATTGAAGAAAAGCGAGCAAATGAGGCCTTGAAGGAG GCCATGGATTTGCTAAAACTTCATCATCCAAACATCTGTACTTACAAGGAATTGTTTGTGACTTGGGATAATGAG ATATCATCTCTGTTCCTTTGTCTGGTAATGCAGTACTCGGGCCAAGGAGATCTTTCATCTGTAAtcaaggaaaaaaggcagaagtcagaaaaaataacagatgtG GTGATTCTGAAGTTTCTGGGACAGATGGTAGATGCTTTGTTTTATatacacaaacaaaatattttccacag AAATCTCAAGCCATCAAACATACTTGTGATTGGTGAAGCATCTTTCATGCTGAGCGACTTCAGTACAGAAACACTTATGACGGATgagctgaaatggaaaataagagtGGAAGAAA ATAGCAAGTCTTGGATGGCTCcggaaacatttcatttttcttttactgagaAGTCTGACATCTGGTCTCTAGGTTGTATTCTACTTGACATGTCGACCTGCTTTGTTCTGAAT GCAGAAGAGATAACTTCATTGCTGCAGGATATTAGACGGGATACTGGCCGTCTTGAGGGAGTTCTAACACTAATGCAAAATGGAGATAACAGTTCTTCGCCTTTATTTCCAATTTTATGTATGATGCTACAGATTCAGCCCAGCTTGAGACCCACAGCAAA GGATCTGACTGATGTTCCATTTATTAGGGAATGTCTAACCGCTGCTGGTGCGTCTTcagtaaaactggaaaagtcTTTGCCTCCCAAAGTAATAGATGTGCTCCTTGAGGGAGGAATTGAAAGTGTTCTAG CCTTGCCCTATTTGCCAGCGTTCACAGAGCTGATTACTTTTGCCATGAAGACTCATGTAGATTCTCTCAAGTTACAAGTAGACGGTTGCAGTTTATTGCTTGAAGTTCTTAGTCACG CTCTAGAACAGGATGTGGTGATGGCCCTGGATGAGAATGTGACCAGCTGTCTGTTAGACACAGTGAGAAAACACTCTGAAAATGAAGAGTTACTTTCGTTGGTCTGCACATTATTGATGATGATTTCAGCCAGTG AAGTTGCTGCAGAGAATCTAAAGAAAGTTGGAGTAATTCCAGACCTCCTGtcaattttaagaaattatcttCATAATGAAAAGATCTGCTTCTCTTGCTGTGGAGTTCTCTGGAGCTTGGCTGTGAGCG AGAATAATGTAGACAAAGCATTGCTGAAAAGTGCTGTTCCTGTGACCTCTGCGGTCCTTCAAGAGCACCTCCAGAACGGCACAGTTACGGAGTCTGCTTGCTCAGCTCTATGGGCATTGTCACTCCAag GTTGCTTAACTGAAAATGAGTATGAGCCCATAACAGCGCTTCTGCTGGATGCACTCAGGAAGAACCCAGAAAGACCAGTGCTGGTGAAGAATGCCTGCCAGGCGTTAGCAAGCCTTCTAAGGCTATCTG AAATATCAGCTTTGAGATTTATAACGGATTCAAAAGGCAGTGGAATAAACCTGATCGAAGATGCCTACCACCTTCACTTTGATAATCCAGAAGTGGTGGAAACCATCTGTATGCTGATTAATGAGATGGCTCAGTATG ATGATGTTGTGCTGGATATGCTGTCCCAGAAAATGGAAGACCTGctgtctgaaataaaaatccGGTTTCCATCTAGCATG GAGATAATGACCCTTGTGGATGCAACGCTTCTGAAACTGCAgaagtaa
- the STKLD1 gene encoding serine/threonine kinase-like domain-containing protein STKLD1 isoform X7, with protein MDLLKLHHPNICTYKELFVTWDNEISSLFLCLVMQYSGQGDLSSVIKEKRQKSEKITDVVILKFLGQMVDALFYIHKQNIFHRNLKPSNILVIGEASFMLSDFSTETLMTDELKWKIRVEENSKSWMAPETFHFSFTEKSDIWSLGCILLDMSTCFVLNAEEITSLLQDIRRDTGRLEGVLTLMQNGDNSSSPLFPILCMMLQIQPSLRPTAKDLTDVPFIRECLTAAGASSVKLEKSLPPKVIDVLLEGGIESVLEFMQAFWDIEEVQAEAIQHLASFARDKSALPYLPAFTELITFAMKTHVDSLKLQVDGCSLLLEVLSHALEQDVVMALDENVTSCLLDTVRKHSENEELLSLVCTLLMMISASEVAAENLKKVGVIPDLLSILRNYLHNEKICFSCCGVLWSLAVSENNVDKALLKSAVPVTSAVLQEHLQNGTVTESACSALWALSLQGCLTENEYEPITALLLDALRKNPERPVLVKNACQALASLLRLSEISALRFITDSKGSGINLIEDAYHLHFDNPEVVETICMLINEMAQYDDVVLDMLSQKMEDLLSEIKIRFPSSMEIMTLVDATLLKLQK; from the exons ATGGATTTGCTAAAACTTCATCATCCAAACATCTGTACTTACAAGGAATTGTTTGTGACTTGGGATAATGAG ATATCATCTCTGTTCCTTTGTCTGGTAATGCAGTACTCGGGCCAAGGAGATCTTTCATCTGTAAtcaaggaaaaaaggcagaagtcagaaaaaataacagatgtG GTGATTCTGAAGTTTCTGGGACAGATGGTAGATGCTTTGTTTTATatacacaaacaaaatattttccacag AAATCTCAAGCCATCAAACATACTTGTGATTGGTGAAGCATCTTTCATGCTGAGCGACTTCAGTACAGAAACACTTATGACGGATgagctgaaatggaaaataagagtGGAAGAAA ATAGCAAGTCTTGGATGGCTCcggaaacatttcatttttcttttactgagaAGTCTGACATCTGGTCTCTAGGTTGTATTCTACTTGACATGTCGACCTGCTTTGTTCTGAAT GCAGAAGAGATAACTTCATTGCTGCAGGATATTAGACGGGATACTGGCCGTCTTGAGGGAGTTCTAACACTAATGCAAAATGGAGATAACAGTTCTTCGCCTTTATTTCCAATTTTATGTATGATGCTACAGATTCAGCCCAGCTTGAGACCCACAGCAAA GGATCTGACTGATGTTCCATTTATTAGGGAATGTCTAACCGCTGCTGGTGCGTCTTcagtaaaactggaaaagtcTTTGCCTCCCAAAGTAATAGATGTGCTCCTTGAGGGAGGAATTGAAAGTGTTCTAG AATTCATGCAGGCTTTCTGGGATATAGAAGAAGTACAGGCTGAAGCTATTCAGCACCTTGCCAGCTTTGCAAGAGATAAAAGTG CCTTGCCCTATTTGCCAGCGTTCACAGAGCTGATTACTTTTGCCATGAAGACTCATGTAGATTCTCTCAAGTTACAAGTAGACGGTTGCAGTTTATTGCTTGAAGTTCTTAGTCACG CTCTAGAACAGGATGTGGTGATGGCCCTGGATGAGAATGTGACCAGCTGTCTGTTAGACACAGTGAGAAAACACTCTGAAAATGAAGAGTTACTTTCGTTGGTCTGCACATTATTGATGATGATTTCAGCCAGTG AAGTTGCTGCAGAGAATCTAAAGAAAGTTGGAGTAATTCCAGACCTCCTGtcaattttaagaaattatcttCATAATGAAAAGATCTGCTTCTCTTGCTGTGGAGTTCTCTGGAGCTTGGCTGTGAGCG AGAATAATGTAGACAAAGCATTGCTGAAAAGTGCTGTTCCTGTGACCTCTGCGGTCCTTCAAGAGCACCTCCAGAACGGCACAGTTACGGAGTCTGCTTGCTCAGCTCTATGGGCATTGTCACTCCAag GTTGCTTAACTGAAAATGAGTATGAGCCCATAACAGCGCTTCTGCTGGATGCACTCAGGAAGAACCCAGAAAGACCAGTGCTGGTGAAGAATGCCTGCCAGGCGTTAGCAAGCCTTCTAAGGCTATCTG AAATATCAGCTTTGAGATTTATAACGGATTCAAAAGGCAGTGGAATAAACCTGATCGAAGATGCCTACCACCTTCACTTTGATAATCCAGAAGTGGTGGAAACCATCTGTATGCTGATTAATGAGATGGCTCAGTATG ATGATGTTGTGCTGGATATGCTGTCCCAGAAAATGGAAGACCTGctgtctgaaataaaaatccGGTTTCCATCTAGCATG GAGATAATGACCCTTGTGGATGCAACGCTTCTGAAACTGCAgaagtaa
- the STKLD1 gene encoding serine/threonine kinase-like domain-containing protein STKLD1 isoform X6 has product MERYQVECIEEKRANEALKEAMDLLKLHHPNICTYKELFVTWDNEISSLFLCLVMQYSGQGDLSSVIKEKRQKSEKITDVVILKFLGQMVDALFYIHKQNIFHRNLKPSNILVIGEASFMLSDFSTETLMTDELKWKIRVEENSKSWMAPETFHFSFTEKSDIWSLGCILLDMSTCFVLNAEEITSLLQDIRRDTGRLEGVLTLMQNGDNSSSPLFPILCMMLQIQPSLRPTAKDLTDVPFIRECLTAAGASSVKLEKSLPPKVIDVLLEGGIESVLEFMQAFWDIEEVQAEAIQHLASFARDKSALPYLPAFTELITFAMKTHVDSLKLQVDGCSLLLEVLSHALEQDVVMALDENVTSCLLDTVRKHSENEELLSLVCTLLMMISASEVAAENLKKVGVIPDLLSILRNYLHNEKICFSCCGVLWSLAVSENNVDKALLKSAVPVTSAVLQEHLQNGTVTESACSALWALSLQGCLTENEYEPITALLLDALRKNPERPVLVKNACQALASLLRLSEISALRFITDSKGSGINLIEDAYHLHFDNPEVVETICMLINEMAQYDDVVLDMLSQKMEDLLSEIKIRFPSSMEIMTLVDATLLKLQK; this is encoded by the exons ATGGAGAGATACCAG GTTGAATGCATTGAAGAAAAGCGAGCAAATGAGGCCTTGAAGGAG GCCATGGATTTGCTAAAACTTCATCATCCAAACATCTGTACTTACAAGGAATTGTTTGTGACTTGGGATAATGAG ATATCATCTCTGTTCCTTTGTCTGGTAATGCAGTACTCGGGCCAAGGAGATCTTTCATCTGTAAtcaaggaaaaaaggcagaagtcagaaaaaataacagatgtG GTGATTCTGAAGTTTCTGGGACAGATGGTAGATGCTTTGTTTTATatacacaaacaaaatattttccacag AAATCTCAAGCCATCAAACATACTTGTGATTGGTGAAGCATCTTTCATGCTGAGCGACTTCAGTACAGAAACACTTATGACGGATgagctgaaatggaaaataagagtGGAAGAAA ATAGCAAGTCTTGGATGGCTCcggaaacatttcatttttcttttactgagaAGTCTGACATCTGGTCTCTAGGTTGTATTCTACTTGACATGTCGACCTGCTTTGTTCTGAAT GCAGAAGAGATAACTTCATTGCTGCAGGATATTAGACGGGATACTGGCCGTCTTGAGGGAGTTCTAACACTAATGCAAAATGGAGATAACAGTTCTTCGCCTTTATTTCCAATTTTATGTATGATGCTACAGATTCAGCCCAGCTTGAGACCCACAGCAAA GGATCTGACTGATGTTCCATTTATTAGGGAATGTCTAACCGCTGCTGGTGCGTCTTcagtaaaactggaaaagtcTTTGCCTCCCAAAGTAATAGATGTGCTCCTTGAGGGAGGAATTGAAAGTGTTCTAG AATTCATGCAGGCTTTCTGGGATATAGAAGAAGTACAGGCTGAAGCTATTCAGCACCTTGCCAGCTTTGCAAGAGATAAAAGTG CCTTGCCCTATTTGCCAGCGTTCACAGAGCTGATTACTTTTGCCATGAAGACTCATGTAGATTCTCTCAAGTTACAAGTAGACGGTTGCAGTTTATTGCTTGAAGTTCTTAGTCACG CTCTAGAACAGGATGTGGTGATGGCCCTGGATGAGAATGTGACCAGCTGTCTGTTAGACACAGTGAGAAAACACTCTGAAAATGAAGAGTTACTTTCGTTGGTCTGCACATTATTGATGATGATTTCAGCCAGTG AAGTTGCTGCAGAGAATCTAAAGAAAGTTGGAGTAATTCCAGACCTCCTGtcaattttaagaaattatcttCATAATGAAAAGATCTGCTTCTCTTGCTGTGGAGTTCTCTGGAGCTTGGCTGTGAGCG AGAATAATGTAGACAAAGCATTGCTGAAAAGTGCTGTTCCTGTGACCTCTGCGGTCCTTCAAGAGCACCTCCAGAACGGCACAGTTACGGAGTCTGCTTGCTCAGCTCTATGGGCATTGTCACTCCAag GTTGCTTAACTGAAAATGAGTATGAGCCCATAACAGCGCTTCTGCTGGATGCACTCAGGAAGAACCCAGAAAGACCAGTGCTGGTGAAGAATGCCTGCCAGGCGTTAGCAAGCCTTCTAAGGCTATCTG AAATATCAGCTTTGAGATTTATAACGGATTCAAAAGGCAGTGGAATAAACCTGATCGAAGATGCCTACCACCTTCACTTTGATAATCCAGAAGTGGTGGAAACCATCTGTATGCTGATTAATGAGATGGCTCAGTATG ATGATGTTGTGCTGGATATGCTGTCCCAGAAAATGGAAGACCTGctgtctgaaataaaaatccGGTTTCCATCTAGCATG GAGATAATGACCCTTGTGGATGCAACGCTTCTGAAACTGCAgaagtaa